The Aedes albopictus strain Foshan chromosome 2, AalbF5, whole genome shotgun sequence region ggaggaatttctataggaatctcgggagaaataccGGAAAGAATGTCGGAATGCGTctaaggagaaatctctgaattctgacaaaaatcaatgaaaaagtattggaagaaatctcggcagaattctttaaaggaatcccgaaagaatcctggaacaaatcttggaagaaatccggTAAAACTAAACGACGAAACTCTGTGAGGTATTACTgaaagcattctgggagaaattccaaacggaagactgaaagaaattcttaaaggaaatccGAGAAAATCCCAGGTAGAactatggatgaatccctgagggaatctcgggaataatctATAAAAGAAGCCAGaaggagttccgggagacatttctaaagaaatcccggaatccccgaagaaatccttgatgtattgctgaaaaatacctctgaaagaatcccgggagaaacaaaTGAAGAAGTTCCGAGGAAAATCAATGAAGAAGTCTCAGAAGGTATTAACAATtcaaggctgtcgatttgaaattaatttttgttctatttttagacaaaGTTGCTCTCTTCATACTTCTTTTTTCTGTAACAAATGCTCCGATTGAGGtgtaatttttactgtaactagcTTATAGTTCGAATGTGCGTTAGGgaaaattttttatttgatttttccttactgaaaaaaatacaagaCTTCGTtatatttggaaattttgctcaaattaaaaaaatggcCAATATAATcatcaccaatatctcgaatctTACTCATTTGATGTAAAAActgtgttcagatgatcgaagcATATTATATTCGGTTTTCAATTTAtgcaaaaacattcaaaatttgttGACCGCATCGCAAGATATttatattttagtaaattctatatttttaaatactatagagctcgattttcaggaaaaactaaaaaactgttctatttaaaatttattcaagcaCGATCTTGTTATCAGAACATAACAATGCATCAACAACTTTGGCCGTTAATAGAAGTTCATGACTACTGAAAATATCTTTTTTGAGCTTCCTGAAATAAAACAGTATGCTTAattgaaaatttgttttcaacTCGTTcacaaaagttgtgtgttttgatGTCAGGAACATTTCTTTCGAAGCAGGCATTAagatattcaaaacaaaaaaaaatgcaagatataATCGTACATCATCACTTTTTAGCCAAAACTTGATAATGCCATATAACAAAATGATGAAGTGCTGGTAACTCCGACGACTAGTTGGCGAGCAATTCATCTAATATTTAGTATGTAGATTGTAGACGTTCGTTGCTATGTATCAGATTGACCCGAGAAAGCGAGCATGAGCTAAAACATGTGTGGACCTAAATGAAGGTTCCTTCCAGTTTTTCTGTTGCATAACAGAAATGCTTCTATAGATGAAACTACGTAGCATAGGGTCTTTCAAACATAAAAATAGAGGTATAAACTCTCATAAGTTCTGTTAACGTTAAGAATGTTAATTCcactattgaaataaaaaaatagctAGTACGAAAAAGATACACTTAGCATCAACTACAGATTCACATCAACTATATGCATACATTTAAGAAATTACAGTTTTATCTTACTGTTTGAACAAATTGAAAATTAAGCTACACGAATAAAAAATACCCTAATATTTAATTCAGACATACTGCAAACAATGTCACCAAACCTAGCACTCCAATCAACACCTGGCTCTATCTGGTTCTCATATCGATCCATATTTCACCTTCGGGGCCTACGATAGTAAACCCTTTGCGCAGTATTACCGGATCTGGAGTTTTGCTGTTGGCTTCGAAGGAAAAGTGCAGTAACAGGTAGTACACAATGGCTTTGATTTCCATCAGGGCAAACCGTGATCCGATGCAATTCCTCGGTCCGATTCCGAACGGCAGATAGGTCATTGGGTCAATGTTAACCTTGTTTTCATCATTGAACCGTTCAGGGTTGAATTTCTCCGGTTCAGGGTAATACTTGGGATCCATATGTAGTCCTTGGGCAGGGATCCAGACGGCAGTTCCCTTGTTGATTGTGAACTCGTAATCCTCAACACACAGTCGATCCATGAAGGGTGATGCTGGTCGCATGCGCATGCTTTCCGTCACGACCATATCCAGATATTTCATGCCTTGAAGGGTTACGTAATTCAAATGCTTGCCCTCCAGCGCATCATTCGTTGCCACTATTTCTTCGTACAAACGTTGTTGCACATCTTGGTTCATGACAAGATCATGGATCACGAATGCTAAGGTAGTGGACACCGTTTCAAATCCAGCCAAGAAGAATACAAAAGCCTGGGCGATCATTTCTTGGTCCGTCATGTTGAACGTGACATTCGCTTTACCAATGCTTGATTCTTTGGCCGTAGCAAATGCTTCATCAGTTTCTTTTTCATCTTGATGCTTCAGTGTACCTTGTCGAGCCTGCATGAGAAGGTGGATCATATCTGGACGAATGATGTTTTTGGCTTGACGTTGTTGTACGGCGTCCCTGATTATAGCACTGAAGTATCGTACCTGACTCCGATCGACAATATCGATTCCCAGCTTTCCCATCAGCGTTGGGCAAAACTTAAATCCGAGCATCCGTAATGACACACTTAATCGCTCGAAACGACTCATCTTCTTGCCATTATCGTAGAAATCATTGTTAGGATCTCTCATGGAATCCATTTTTATACCAAAAGCACACGTTGCAATTACGTCGGAACCGAAGCGAGTGCACAAATCGATCAGTTCTACCTCATGTATTTCCTTCGACTGATTTAAGAAATATTGCGCTACACTGTCACTACACTCGATGACCAATTCGAACATCTTCCGCATTTTGCTACCGGTGAAGGCAGGGCTCAGCGTAGCTCTCATGTTTTTCCACTTTTTCCCAGTCATACCGAATAACGTTTTCCCAAACATCGAATAAGGATTATTATTCTCACTGTTCCCGAACATTGGCCGATGGTCGACGAAGTGATCAAAGTCCTTGACGGTAATCTTCTTGATCAACTCGGGATCCCTGACGACGAAGATCGGTGTCAGTGCGTCAAACAGCCCAAAAACTCTGAAAGATACGGTAATCAGATGTCATTGATTCTATGAAATTGAACTTCCTCTCAGCTTACTTCACGTTCGGATACTTCCAGTAGATGTCGTGCATGTATTCAGTTGTTgagaactttttcaagattagTGGTCCCGTGCTTCCGAGCAGAGGTTTAACTGCCATCGAAGGTATTGGTTTCCCATGAAAATAGTCATTGTTGCGGGTGATCCAATGGTATAACAGTATCACAACCGATAGAATTACTATGGCAATTCCGAGGGGTATCTCCATTGCGCTGTTTTGAACTCCTTTTCATGAAGTGAGCTGGAAAGATAATACAAATGGTTTAATCAGAAAGCATCGCCACAGGGCAGTCAGCTGAAACAAATTTTTGAACACTGATTATCAGCTTAGAGTTCTTTGAGCACATTCATAATTATACATTGAGAGTTTTTCCCGTTCAGGAATACTCTAAAATTTCTTTCGAAGATATTTGCACGAAATATTTTTGTAACCAAGATAGGAACTCATCAGGAATCCTTATTTCGACATGAAAACTTTACACAtagccatttttttttgtaattgaaaTTTGGTTTGGTATATTCTGGTTGTAATGGTAGAAAGATTATTTATGTTTGCCTGTAATTAATATTTAAATGATAAGTCTTCTGTTTTCATGGTATCTCCACCTACACTCAAACGATTTGTATGATATTTGCCACACAAAAATCTTGTACGCAAAATTGTAGGCAAGCTCTATACTGCAGACAACATGTGATTTTGCAATCCGATGGAAAACTGTGTTGAAAGCGTTGGATGTCATTTTGTTAGAACTAAATGTAACAATTTTAAACTGCGTGATTTGTTTGACGTAGGACTATGTTATATCTATACCGAATGTCATTTCAAGGACAAacatcccacttcaacagtgtagcagaacttcagacgcacaaatttcaagaagcaagcttcaaacaacaatgcattttataattctatttactagctgtcccggcaaactttgtcttgccgtcttgtggtggtttgacaactgttgagctcaaaatatcacCGCACGACCGCACTCtggattgatttcatttcggtcgtgttgatttccttcccagctcatagaaaatcagttctttttaaattttgttacttttctagttgattttcgtaactttttgtacatataaacacagccaccatgaaaacgaatcgaaccgtgcaagaggcatcctaatcggttcagccgtttgtgagttttgttgcctcaaagggatttcaaactcatttttatatatatagatatatatatatatatatatatatatatatatatatatatatatatatatatatatatatatatatatatatatatatatatatatatatatatatatatatatatatatatatatatatatatatatatatatatatatatatatatatatatatatatatatatatatatatatatatatatatatatatatatatatatatatagattttcacttgctcacttgttataagcttaaaatgaaaagatcaggtgcgctggttttgtttacgaagaaatttgtgcgctcgaaatcgggagtagatgccaaagtcgaccattgtggcggccattttgggattttacAAGTTTGTCCTTAAGGGGAGATTTTGAACGCACATTACTTAGTCATTCACGTCATTCATGAAGTAAGTTTCTTTATTTTTACATCATATGATTGGGATATTTCTAGAAAGAACTATTGATTTCAATCAAACAACTATTTAGAATTAATAAAGACTCGAGGTCTGCTTTTGCCTCcttcttgttcttcttttttATCTGGCCTAATAGCGCCGTTTGGCGTCAGTTGCgatttacgtcggctgggtctaggagctaagccttaaattccgacgtcCAAGGAGGCATCCACCACACCTGGGAACCTACATACAGAGATTGTCGGCGTGCACAGTgcggtgcaaaaaaaaaaacctgtacttCACACATTCTCAGGTGCTGGTCTTCCGTTTTTGCCGAGAGATAGatacgtatgagtgagagctttcgttaCTGTGCGAGAGACAaaccgcagcactagctctacggagaGAGTGCTTTTCACCGTGCTTGTCAATATACAGAAAAAACACTTAATAGTTTTAttaaagagtttgtgttttcggcaaagttattaAGCTTGTCATGTCCCTGCCTACATAtcaaacccatcaacacatggacGGGGACCTAAGGCTTTACTTCCTACCCGAGgaaaggcgtgatcagatatttttgtcccAGAAATACCGACGGTGTCGACTAGGATTGAAACTAGACCGACTGCGGGGTGAGATGCAACCATGCTTACCACTACACTACGGACGCCGCTCTGTCTTAgtcaaccaatcacaatcaagcatcGTTCTGTGAGGCGAAGTTATATAAGTGGCGCACACcacatacagtgaccccacaatttatgaatcggcaaaaatgaccacagtttatggatcactcatttgatcaacatggtgattcataaatagtgtacaaaattaaggtgattcatcggtgtggggtcactgtatctcGACCTCATCCCAGTCTGAGAGTTCGCTCAGTACGGATGTGTCTGAAGCGGTTTTGCGATTTTTCCGAGTTTTTTTCAGATGTTTGAGAGTTCAGGATTTCGCGTTTCATTCGCGACTTATCCGTGGCCCTTGCTCATCTACTGCAGGTGGCAAGCTTTCAATCGTTGCTGGAGAAGCTGGCAGCAAACCCACCATGATCAATTGCGTTTGCAATAACACCAACCCGGAGGCAGGTCCATCCACAGCCGTGGGTAGTGGTGAG contains the following coding sequences:
- the LOC115258886 gene encoding cytochrome P450 9e2; the encoded protein is MEIPLGIAIVILSVVILLYHWITRNNDYFHGKPIPSMAVKPLLGSTGPLILKKFSTTEYMHDIYWKYPNVKVFGLFDALTPIFVVRDPELIKKITVKDFDHFVDHRPMFGNSENNNPYSMFGKTLFGMTGKKWKNMRATLSPAFTGSKMRKMFELVIECSDSVAQYFLNQSKEIHEVELIDLCTRFGSDVIATCAFGIKMDSMRDPNNDFYDNGKKMSRFERLSVSLRMLGFKFCPTLMGKLGIDIVDRSQVRYFSAIIRDAVQQRQAKNIIRPDMIHLLMQARQGTLKHQDEKETDEAFATAKESSIGKANVTFNMTDQEMIAQAFVFFLAGFETVSTTLAFVIHDLVMNQDVQQRLYEEIVATNDALEGKHLNYVTLQGMKYLDMVVTESMRMRPASPFMDRLCVEDYEFTINKGTAVWIPAQGLHMDPKYYPEPEKFNPERFNDENKVNIDPMTYLPFGIGPRNCIGSRFALMEIKAIVYYLLLHFSFEANSKTPDPVILRKGFTIVGPEGEIWIDMRTR